The following proteins are encoded in a genomic region of Bernardetia sp. MNP-M8:
- a CDS encoding HpaII family restriction endonuclease, producing MKFKFIDLFAGIGGFHLAMHRLGGECVFASEIDEYARLTYQENYQKTSPKLFENNLFNKDIRTVSPKDLPDFDVLCAGFPCQPFSQAGYKRGFADNHSSERGNLFFNIAEILEAKKPKAFFLENVRGLVTHDKGKTFKIIRNILENELGYSFYYKVVHASDYGLPQLRPRVFIVGFRDEGFMNSFNFPAPIPLKFTMSDVWQGECSREIGFTIRVGGRGSDITDRRNWDNYLVDGELRRLSYIEAKKMQGFPNDFEFPVSKTQAIKQLGNSVAVDAVEAVAKNLLHHLETLENNQILGNCKNIKGGNSNQKADILLDIENEIIQKENEGFGIKSYLGSKPTLLNASGNTNFIFKINGIEEGNKTIIDEVNKINTRTKLKDRINKIEELGGFFEYVGAEKETMDFNLKMIDSQMPQLIGKILLCFYKERVSSMEKITKKITAKSQDRENTKDEEILLKNKIKNLLVSILLGFFAGTKWNGSYESNGTIVMKNDGNCVGFHVVEMGNLKNYLFENIKLDTPSTTRHRFGQLYSEKNGELFFKLNLQLRFS from the coding sequence ATGAAATTCAAATTTATAGATTTATTTGCTGGAATTGGTGGTTTTCATTTGGCAATGCACAGACTTGGAGGAGAATGTGTTTTTGCTTCTGAAATAGATGAGTATGCACGTCTTACTTACCAAGAAAATTATCAAAAAACATCTCCAAAACTATTTGAAAATAACCTTTTTAATAAAGATATTCGAACAGTTAGTCCAAAAGATTTACCTGATTTTGATGTTCTTTGTGCAGGTTTTCCGTGTCAGCCTTTTAGTCAGGCAGGTTACAAACGAGGCTTTGCAGATAATCACAGTTCAGAAAGAGGAAATTTATTTTTTAATATTGCTGAAATATTGGAAGCCAAGAAACCGAAAGCATTTTTTTTAGAAAATGTTCGTGGATTGGTTACACACGACAAAGGCAAAACCTTCAAAATTATTCGAAATATTCTTGAAAATGAATTAGGATATTCTTTTTACTATAAAGTGGTTCATGCTTCGGATTATGGCTTGCCACAACTAAGACCAAGAGTTTTTATAGTTGGCTTTAGAGATGAGGGTTTTATGAATAGTTTTAATTTTCCTGCGCCTATTCCTCTAAAATTTACGATGAGCGATGTTTGGCAAGGCGAATGTAGCCGAGAAATTGGCTTTACAATTCGTGTTGGAGGGCGTGGTTCTGATATTACAGACCGTAGAAATTGGGATAATTATTTGGTTGATGGCGAATTGAGAAGATTATCGTATATCGAAGCTAAGAAAATGCAAGGTTTTCCAAATGATTTTGAGTTTCCTGTCAGCAAAACACAAGCTATAAAACAGTTGGGAAATAGTGTTGCTGTTGATGCTGTCGAAGCTGTTGCTAAAAACCTTTTACATCATTTAGAAACACTTGAAAATAATCAAATTTTAGGAAATTGTAAAAATATTAAAGGAGGAAATAGCAATCAAAAAGCTGATATTTTATTAGATATTGAAAATGAAATTATCCAAAAAGAAAATGAAGGTTTTGGAATTAAATCCTATTTAGGAAGCAAACCCACTCTTTTAAATGCTTCTGGAAACACAAATTTTATTTTCAAGATAAACGGCATAGAAGAAGGTAATAAAACGATTATTGATGAGGTAAATAAAATAAATACAAGGACAAAATTAAAAGACAGAATAAATAAAATTGAGGAGTTAGGAGGTTTTTTTGAATATGTAGGAGCAGAAAAAGAGACAATGGACTTTAATCTCAAAATGATTGATAGCCAAATGCCTCAACTTATAGGAAAAATTTTGCTTTGCTTTTATAAAGAAAGAGTTTCTTCAATGGAAAAAATCACTAAGAAAATAACAGCTAAAAGTCAAGACAGAGAAAACACAAAAGACGAAGAAATTTTATTAAAAAATAAAATTAAAAACCTATTAGTAAGTATTCTTTTAGGTTTCTTTGCAGGTACAAAATGGAATGGTTCGTATGAGTCTAATGGAACAATTGTAATGAAAAATGATGGCAATTGTGTAGGATTTCATGTTGTAGAAATGGGAAATCTCAAAAACTATTTATTTGAAAATATCAAATTAGATACACCTTCCACAACTAGACACCGTTTTGGACAACTTTATTCCGAAAAAAATGGAGAGTTATTCTTTAAATTAAATTTACAACTTCGTTTTAGTTAG
- the rpe gene encoding ribulose-phosphate 3-epimerase, with the protein MLLAPSILASDFANLQNEVEMLNKSQADWIHIDIMDGVFVPNISFGIPVCEAIAKHAKKHLDVHLMIVNPEKYVDNFARAGANTISVHIEACQHLHRNLQQIRNLGCKAGIAVNPHTSISQLENVIEETDLVCLMSVNPGFGGQKFIEQTYKKVSQLKELILKTGSKALIEIDGGVNAQNAKKLVDAGADVLVAGNFVFSSPDPMETISRIKSLV; encoded by the coding sequence ATGCTTCTCGCTCCTTCTATTCTCGCTTCTGATTTTGCTAACCTTCAAAACGAGGTTGAAATGCTCAATAAAAGTCAAGCTGACTGGATTCATATCGATATCATGGACGGTGTTTTTGTGCCAAATATCTCGTTTGGTATTCCTGTTTGTGAAGCGATTGCAAAACACGCAAAAAAACATTTAGATGTTCATTTGATGATTGTCAATCCTGAAAAATATGTAGATAATTTTGCTCGTGCAGGAGCAAATACAATTTCTGTTCATATTGAAGCCTGTCAACATTTACATAGAAACCTTCAACAAATTCGTAATTTAGGATGTAAAGCAGGAATTGCAGTAAATCCTCATACTTCTATTTCTCAATTAGAAAATGTGATTGAAGAAACAGATTTAGTTTGTTTGATGTCTGTAAATCCAGGTTTTGGTGGGCAAAAATTTATCGAACAGACTTATAAAAAAGTAAGTCAGTTAAAAGAATTAATCTTAAAAACAGGCTCAAAAGCTCTTATCGAAATCGATGGAGGTGTAAATGCACAAAATGCAAAAAAACTTGTCGATGCAGGTGCAGACGTATTGGTGGCAGGTAATTTTGTATTTTCTTCTCCTGACCCAATGGAAACAATCAGTAGAATAAAATCATTAGTTTAG
- a CDS encoding J domain-containing protein encodes MLFDRLKNIIRSTTNDFLEKNGLSDDDYMKAIEDEYEKEFGSLGNNDSTSYSSEFDTEYEFTAPKANPKERIYYHTLGLSEGASYEQVKTAYKKLMKAYHPDRHQADPKKQRWAVEQSQKVNEAYSYFKKKYEK; translated from the coding sequence ATGCTCTTCGACAGATTAAAAAATATTATTCGCTCTACTACCAATGATTTCTTAGAGAAAAATGGACTTTCAGATGATGATTATATGAAAGCTATTGAAGATGAATATGAAAAAGAATTTGGTTCTTTAGGAAATAATGACTCTACTTCTTATTCTAGTGAATTTGATACAGAATATGAGTTTACTGCTCCTAAAGCCAATCCAAAAGAAAGAATTTATTATCATACTTTGGGTCTTTCAGAAGGAGCTTCTTATGAACAAGTCAAGACAGCTTATAAAAAACTAATGAAAGCATATCATCCAGACCGTCATCAAGCAGATCCAAAAAAACAACGTTGGGCAGTTGAGCAATCTCAAAAAGTAAATGAAGCCTATTCTTATTTTAAAAAGAAATATGAGAAATAA
- a CDS encoding PspA/IM30 family protein — translation MWIFFKRLFNVGKAKAHAKLDKVEDPVALTEQSIKDLKQDLAESMKSLAEMKALAIRTKRDVQQAHRAADQYEQRAMQFIGKAEQGDITMDEADRYALKALGQKDQILRVSSANEQNLRAYENMIRKLEIDIQKIRTQINTWEGELKTLKVRSRLSETSRRLNERMSSLSKNSMSDMLDDMKMKVEEQEALAQSYEDIAINDSDVDKEVDKVLGKNAAALPELPTPQDALAQLKAKMKASPKTTEELIEEANTTTVTKKIGSYSENEQENNATSTEEKKNITFNKVEKSIPPKRPRLRIRKEGFDD, via the coding sequence ATGTGGATATTTTTTAAACGTCTTTTTAATGTTGGAAAAGCTAAAGCACACGCCAAACTTGATAAAGTAGAAGATCCTGTTGCGCTCACAGAACAATCTATAAAGGATTTGAAACAAGACCTTGCTGAAAGCATGAAAAGTCTTGCTGAAATGAAAGCATTAGCTATTCGTACAAAAAGAGATGTCCAGCAAGCACACCGAGCAGCAGACCAATACGAACAGAGAGCGATGCAATTTATAGGCAAAGCAGAACAAGGTGATATTACTATGGATGAAGCTGATCGTTATGCTCTGAAAGCACTTGGGCAAAAAGACCAAATTTTGAGAGTTTCTTCTGCAAACGAGCAAAACTTACGTGCTTATGAAAACATGATTCGTAAGCTAGAGATTGATATTCAAAAAATCCGTACCCAGATAAATACGTGGGAAGGCGAACTTAAAACCCTTAAAGTTCGCTCACGCCTTTCTGAAACGAGCCGTCGTCTTAACGAACGCATGTCTTCACTTAGCAAAAACAGTATGAGTGATATGTTAGACGATATGAAAATGAAAGTAGAAGAGCAGGAAGCATTAGCTCAATCCTATGAAGATATTGCCATTAATGATAGCGATGTAGATAAAGAAGTAGATAAAGTATTGGGTAAAAATGCAGCAGCATTGCCTGAATTACCTACTCCACAAGACGCTCTAGCACAATTAAAAGCTAAAATGAAAGCATCACCTAAAACGACAGAGGAATTGATAGAAGAGGCTAATACAACTACTGTCACAAAAAAAATAGGCTCTTATTCAGAAAATGAGCAAGAAAATAATGCTACAAGCACAGAAGAAAAGAAAAATATTACTTTCAATAAAGTTGAAAAAAGTATTCCTCCAAAACGTCCACGTTTGCGTATTAGAAAAGAAGGTTTTGATGACTAA
- a CDS encoding histidine phosphatase family protein, with product MKKLFLLRHAQTEGYSLSNPDLKRKLTEHGIQDAMRLGQLLREENFEIDKIVSSVAVRAQTTARLIANGMHYAPSQIQIEEDLYQCSEVDLLRFINQIDDNYINNLFLVNHNPAVSALIYLLSEKDYGFLSPCSLVIFSFDVENWTEITRGSGKIEEIRVPENGFEVVTL from the coding sequence ATGAAAAAACTATTTTTACTCCGTCATGCACAAACGGAAGGCTATAGTCTTTCCAATCCAGATTTAAAACGAAAACTGACCGAACATGGTATTCAAGATGCTATGCGTTTGGGACAACTTTTACGTGAAGAAAATTTTGAAATCGATAAGATTGTTAGTAGTGTTGCTGTTAGAGCGCAAACTACTGCTCGTCTTATTGCCAACGGAATGCACTATGCTCCTTCTCAAATACAAATAGAAGAAGATTTATATCAATGTTCAGAAGTAGATTTGCTACGTTTTATCAATCAAATTGATGATAACTATATCAATAATTTGTTTTTGGTCAATCATAATCCAGCAGTTTCTGCCCTAATTTATTTACTTTCAGAAAAAGATTATGGATTTCTAAGCCCTTGTAGTTTAGTTATTTTTTCTTTTGATGTAGAAAATTGGACAGAAATAACACGAGGAAGTGGCAAAATAGAAGAAATTCGTGTTCCAGAAAATGGCTTTGAAGTGGTTACTCTCTAA
- the recR gene encoding recombination mediator RecR — protein sequence MNYPSKLVEDAVNEISRLPGIGKKSALRLALHLLRQEMQDVEELTKSLIALREKTVYCKKCHTISDTDICSICKSPKRDETLICVIEEVPDLLAIENTAQYNGLYHVLGGVISPIEGISPSDLNIDSLLERTQNGVKEVILALNATMEGDTTAFYLTKKLRKQGVKVSGIARGVPIGSELEYTDEITLGRSIAKRIMFD from the coding sequence ATGAATTATCCCTCCAAATTAGTAGAAGATGCTGTAAACGAAATTTCTCGTTTGCCAGGTATTGGTAAAAAATCAGCTTTGCGTTTGGCTCTGCACTTGCTTAGACAAGAAATGCAAGATGTAGAAGAACTCACTAAATCATTAATTGCTCTTCGTGAAAAAACAGTGTATTGCAAAAAGTGTCATACTATTTCAGATACAGATATTTGTAGTATTTGTAAAAGTCCGAAGCGAGATGAAACATTAATTTGTGTAATAGAAGAAGTTCCTGATTTGCTGGCTATTGAAAATACGGCTCAATATAATGGATTGTACCACGTTTTGGGGGGAGTTATTTCGCCTATTGAGGGGATTAGTCCGTCAGATTTGAATATTGATTCTTTATTAGAACGCACACAAAATGGTGTAAAAGAGGTTATTTTAGCTCTTAATGCTACAATGGAAGGGGATACAACAGCTTTTTATCTCACTAAAAAGCTAAGAAAACAAGGGGTGAAAGTCAGTGGAATTGCTCGTGGTGTTCCTATCGGAAGTGAACTTGAATATACAGATGAAATTACCTTGGGAAGAAGTATTGCCAAACGAATTATGTTTGATTAA
- a CDS encoding ATP-dependent Clp protease adaptor ClpS yields MKTIYANQKSIPQRKQLTETLIETLTESEEQLDASLERELVLFKDEKNELDYIIKTLIQVCKLSSGDAFDVVTEANTKGHSTITTGTFNELKPLRKAVCDKNIWVEIL; encoded by the coding sequence ATGAAAACCATATACGCCAATCAAAAATCTATTCCTCAAAGGAAACAACTAACAGAAACATTAATTGAAACACTTACTGAGTCGGAAGAACAACTAGATGCCTCTTTAGAACGTGAGTTAGTTCTCTTCAAAGATGAAAAAAATGAGCTAGACTATATTATCAAAACACTTATTCAAGTTTGTAAACTCTCTTCTGGAGATGCTTTTGATGTAGTCACAGAGGCAAATACAAAAGGACACTCAACTATTACAACAGGAACATTCAATGAACTCAAACCACTTCGAAAAGCTGTCTGTGATAAAAATATTTGGGTAGAGATTTTATAA
- a CDS encoding glycosyltransferase produces the protein MISVVMPVFNGEKFLKMAIESILNQTYTDFELVIINDGSTDKSAEIVKSYPDTRIHFLENDGNKGIFYTRNRLFDEAKGKYIAILDCDDYAEPTRLAKQVDFLDKNNEFGLVGSWITLIDEENTIKGAWQLEHRPERIPAKLLFFNQFAQSSIMMRKEFADLKYRENYPPTEDYDLWIRISQKTRVTNLAESLVKYRIHENNISQTQKETASRNILKIYKNQLEELGIYANQDELIIHKKIGNMDFEQNNTSFFEKVQHWLELLHSKNQEIEIYNKLVFNDLLGEYWAELLSKNIDLPISKKEFHNSVLSSYLNSTKKSSLSKAFRLRSFPFNSTVKPILNRWQSWKNRKK, from the coding sequence ATGATAAGCGTCGTAATGCCTGTTTTTAATGGAGAAAAATTTCTCAAAATGGCTATTGAAAGCATTTTAAATCAAACTTATACTGATTTTGAATTAGTCATTATAAATGATGGCTCAACCGATAAAAGTGCAGAAATCGTAAAATCGTATCCAGATACTCGTATTCATTTTTTAGAGAATGATGGAAATAAAGGTATTTTTTATACTCGTAATCGTCTTTTTGATGAAGCAAAAGGAAAGTATATTGCCATTTTGGATTGTGATGATTATGCAGAACCAACACGATTAGCAAAACAAGTTGATTTTTTAGATAAAAATAATGAATTTGGTTTGGTAGGTTCTTGGATTACACTTATTGACGAGGAAAATACAATCAAAGGAGCTTGGCAACTAGAACATCGCCCAGAAAGAATTCCTGCAAAACTGCTCTTTTTTAATCAATTTGCACAGTCTTCTATCATGATGAGAAAAGAATTTGCAGATTTAAAATATAGAGAAAACTATCCACCAACAGAAGATTACGACCTTTGGATACGTATTTCACAAAAAACTAGGGTTACAAATTTGGCTGAATCTCTAGTAAAATACAGAATTCACGAAAATAATATTAGTCAAACCCAAAAAGAAACAGCAAGTAGAAATATATTGAAAATCTATAAAAATCAATTAGAAGAATTAGGAATTTATGCCAATCAAGATGAATTAATCATTCATAAAAAAATAGGAAATATGGATTTTGAGCAAAATAATACTTCTTTTTTCGAAAAAGTACAGCATTGGTTAGAACTACTTCATTCTAAAAATCAAGAAATAGAAATTTATAATAAACTCGTTTTTAATGACCTTTTAGGAGAATATTGGGCAGAGCTTTTATCTAAAAATATTGACCTTCCTATTTCTAAGAAAGAATTTCATAATTCTGTTTTGTCTTCTTACCTAAATTCTACAAAAAAAAGTAGTCTTTCAAAAGCCTTTAGATTGCGTTCTTTCCCTTTTAACTCAACAGTAAAGCCTATTTTGAACCGTTGGCAATCTTGGAAAAACAGAAAAAAATAA
- a CDS encoding rhodanese-like domain-containing protein: MLDAIKNLFGSSTPTDYKALLKEGAIIIDVRSKGEYTGGHIQNSKNIPLDTLANQLGQFKDKNQIIITCCASGMRSGSAKSLLQSKGYTNVYNGGGWSSLNGKI, from the coding sequence ATGTTAGACGCAATTAAAAATTTATTTGGTTCATCAACTCCAACAGATTATAAAGCACTTTTAAAAGAAGGTGCGATTATTATTGATGTTCGTTCGAAAGGTGAATATACAGGAGGACACATTCAAAATTCTAAAAATATTCCTTTAGATACTTTAGCAAATCAACTTGGACAGTTTAAAGACAAAAATCAAATTATTATTACCTGTTGTGCATCTGGAATGCGTAGTGGAAGTGCAAAAAGTTTATTACAATCAAAAGGTTATACCAATGTTTATAATGGTGGTGGCTGGTCTAGTTTGAACGGAAAGATTTAA
- a CDS encoding CapA family protein — protein sequence MKIQKILFLIFFLPAINISHFGCSQTDYKATQNLNSTNDSLALINDLTDSLKLKLKDSLLSSVADNSKKQTLQIIGVGDMMFGTNFPSAAHLPPNEGENLISEVDSILKSADITFGNLEGVVLDKGGQVKHCSNPAVCYAFRMPEKLVEDVLKQGGFDVVSIANNHVGDFGNEGRENGKKFLESIDVEYAGLTSSPYTMFEKEGIKYGFAAFAPNSGTMDIRDIKAAEAIVKKLNDSCDVVIVSFHGGAEGRSKQHITRKAETFYGENRGNVYAFSHAMIDAGADIIFGHGPHVTRAMEVYKDRFIAYSLGNFCTYDRFSLRGESGLAPIVNLKVDNKGKFISGQITPIIQLGRGGVTLDKQKRVIPIIQNLNKTDIPEGIIEITDEGEILIKKK from the coding sequence ATGAAAATTCAAAAAATTCTCTTTCTCATTTTTTTCCTTCCTGCTATTAATATTTCTCATTTTGGTTGTAGCCAAACAGATTATAAAGCAACTCAAAATTTAAATAGCACAAATGATTCTTTAGCTCTTATTAATGACTTGACTGATTCCTTAAAGCTAAAACTGAAAGATAGCCTGCTTTCCTCTGTAGCTGATAATTCAAAAAAACAAACTCTTCAAATTATTGGAGTGGGAGATATGATGTTTGGAACAAATTTTCCTTCTGCTGCCCATTTACCACCCAACGAAGGTGAAAATTTGATTTCAGAAGTAGACTCAATCCTAAAAAGTGCAGATATTACTTTCGGAAATTTGGAAGGTGTTGTTTTAGATAAAGGAGGACAAGTAAAACACTGTTCAAATCCTGCTGTTTGTTATGCTTTTCGTATGCCTGAAAAATTAGTTGAAGATGTATTGAAACAAGGTGGATTTGATGTAGTCAGTATTGCAAACAATCATGTAGGCGATTTTGGAAATGAAGGACGAGAAAATGGTAAAAAATTCTTAGAAAGTATTGATGTAGAATATGCAGGTCTTACTTCGTCTCCTTATACAATGTTTGAAAAAGAAGGAATAAAATATGGTTTTGCAGCATTTGCTCCTAATTCTGGAACAATGGATATTAGAGATATAAAAGCAGCCGAAGCAATTGTAAAAAAATTAAATGATTCTTGTGATGTCGTTATTGTTTCTTTTCATGGGGGAGCAGAAGGTAGAAGTAAACAGCATATTACACGCAAAGCAGAAACTTTTTATGGCGAGAATAGAGGAAATGTGTATGCTTTCTCACATGCCATGATTGATGCAGGAGCAGATATTATTTTCGGACATGGGCCTCACGTTACTCGTGCTATGGAAGTGTATAAAGATAGATTTATAGCTTATAGTTTAGGAAACTTTTGTACGTATGACCGTTTTAGCTTGCGTGGAGAAAGTGGACTTGCACCAATTGTGAATTTGAAAGTTGATAATAAAGGTAAATTTATTTCTGGACAGATTACACCTATTATTCAGCTTGGGCGTGGAGGAGTTACACTTGACAAACAGAAAAGAGTAATTCCAATTATTCAAAATCTCAATAAAACAGATATTCCAGAAGGAATCATTGAAATAACTGATGAGGGAGAAATTTTAATAAAAAAGAAATAA
- a CDS encoding AAA family ATPase translates to MISVRKNPNDVPAILQSPATEKVIQTVLEIGKFVGYPRLDILMHEDVLGKLLEIHYNKCAFCEVGISIEESTAFLTHYRPPELYYWLIYEWTNLLPVCEECKLYEDSQFPIMNKHKRVKTPPEDRTLWRASSDIHLAEDPLIINPELDVPEKYIAIDREGNLQPIKRNLRAASTITAYKINMGSSAVARHRIIREITQKLYQAATDLLEKTVRYPAPLSLLREHFEPVLTELNAMAAQRTPHAMLGKNMLFNFEYFFIEECEDFEVMRVLEQVQVHFIETITPFLNIDFPEEQRASEDNTLILESMFIKNIRCFDKLSIDLPHIHTKENITLIVGTNGTGKSTILQLIALGLSNIPKPPINYGWENVVHGNKDAGHLVLRLQGFGEEVNIKFKIDKNGVMNTGSHRRYFEIIRENLLILGYSTGKRGMKNYDFQHRTFAPIASLFGENGFLKSEDDHSTYFYIENNIEAIRKIVNRLLSPPQNIAESDQDEKLEQGLLGLNKDGDFIFQTSAGEALISAMSDGFQTVFSWILDLCVRAIQHPFDLQHPESIQAIVLIDEIDVHLSPNLQRTLIPRLSEVFPNTQFLVGTQSPFMIQSMSANNVISLEWEDERIIAHPLLMEGMPWAWTISEILARLLGSVTEISPIMDDYLTELSQAIGKNDKLYAEQLYLKVKNALPKLSPYHEYLEIIAKDYFE, encoded by the coding sequence ATGATTTCAGTACGAAAAAATCCAAATGATGTTCCTGCTATTTTACAATCTCCAGCAACTGAAAAAGTTATTCAGACAGTTTTGGAGATAGGAAAGTTTGTGGGGTATCCTCGTCTGGATATTCTGATGCATGAAGATGTTTTGGGCAAGCTTCTTGAAATTCATTATAACAAATGTGCCTTTTGTGAAGTAGGAATTTCTATTGAAGAATCAACTGCTTTTTTGACTCATTATCGTCCACCAGAACTGTATTATTGGTTAATTTATGAATGGACAAACCTTTTACCCGTTTGTGAAGAATGTAAACTCTATGAAGATAGTCAGTTTCCAATAATGAATAAGCACAAACGAGTAAAAACTCCACCAGAAGATAGAACTCTTTGGCGTGCCAGTTCAGATATTCATTTGGCAGAAGATCCTCTTATTATCAATCCCGAATTAGATGTTCCTGAAAAATATATTGCCATTGATAGAGAAGGAAATTTACAGCCTATAAAAAGAAATTTGCGTGCAGCTTCTACTATTACAGCCTATAAAATAAATATGGGTTCATCAGCAGTAGCTCGTCATCGAATTATACGTGAAATTACTCAAAAACTCTATCAAGCTGCTACTGACCTTTTAGAAAAAACAGTTCGTTATCCAGCACCACTTTCACTATTACGAGAGCATTTTGAGCCTGTTTTGACAGAATTAAATGCAATGGCTGCACAACGAACGCCACATGCTATGTTGGGTAAAAATATGCTTTTCAATTTTGAATATTTTTTTATTGAAGAGTGTGAAGATTTTGAAGTGATGCGTGTTTTGGAGCAAGTTCAAGTTCATTTTATAGAAACAATTACACCTTTCTTGAATATTGATTTTCCAGAAGAGCAGCGAGCAAGTGAAGACAATACGCTTATTTTGGAGTCTATGTTTATCAAAAATATACGCTGTTTTGACAAACTATCTATTGATTTGCCTCATATTCATACAAAAGAGAATATTACACTTATTGTAGGAACAAATGGAACAGGAAAATCTACAATTTTGCAACTTATTGCATTAGGTCTTTCCAATATTCCTAAACCTCCAATTAATTATGGCTGGGAAAATGTCGTTCATGGCAATAAAGACGCAGGACATTTAGTATTGCGTCTACAAGGTTTTGGAGAAGAAGTAAATATTAAGTTTAAGATTGATAAAAATGGAGTGATGAATACAGGAAGTCATCGCCGTTATTTTGAAATAATACGTGAAAACTTATTGATTCTAGGATACAGTACAGGAAAGAGAGGAATGAAAAATTATGATTTTCAACACCGTACTTTTGCGCCTATTGCTTCCCTATTTGGTGAAAATGGCTTTTTAAAAAGTGAAGACGACCATAGTACCTATTTTTACATAGAAAATAACATTGAAGCCATTCGAAAAATAGTTAATCGTTTGCTTTCTCCTCCTCAAAATATTGCAGAGAGTGACCAAGATGAAAAGTTAGAGCAAGGACTTTTAGGATTGAATAAAGATGGAGATTTTATTTTTCAAACTTCTGCTGGAGAAGCTCTTATTTCGGCTATGTCAGACGGTTTTCAAACTGTCTTTAGTTGGATTTTGGATTTATGTGTACGAGCCATCCAACATCCTTTTGATTTACAACATCCAGAAAGTATACAAGCAATTGTTTTGATTGATGAAATTGATGTGCATTTAAGTCCTAATTTGCAGCGCACACTTATTCCTCGTCTTTCAGAGGTTTTTCCTAATACACAGTTTTTGGTAGGCACACAAAGTCCATTTATGATTCAATCAATGTCTGCTAATAATGTTATTTCTTTAGAATGGGAAGATGAGCGAATTATTGCTCATCCTCTTTTGATGGAAGGAATGCCTTGGGCTTGGACAATCAGCGAAATTTTGGCTCGTCTTTTAGGAAGTGTAACCGAAATTTCGCCTATTATGGATGATTATCTGACTGAATTATCACAAGCTATTGGGAAAAATGACAAGCTCTATGCAGAGCAATTGTATCTAAAAGTAAAAAATGCGCTCCCCAAACTAAGTCCGTATCACGAGTATTTAGAAATAATAGCGAAAGACTATTTTGAATAA
- the gldC gene encoding gliding motility protein GldC, with product MKQSEIRFSIELDDKDLPEKIFWKASDSGQQLEEAKAIALAIWDGHEKNCLRLDLWTKDMPVEEMKGFSINILGGMADTLLRATNDEYMAQEIHQLCEKLALYLKESQQNT from the coding sequence ATGAAACAATCTGAAATCCGTTTTAGTATAGAATTAGATGATAAAGACCTTCCAGAAAAGATATTTTGGAAAGCAAGTGATTCTGGACAACAACTTGAAGAAGCAAAAGCGATTGCTTTAGCTATTTGGGATGGTCATGAAAAAAATTGTCTTCGCCTAGACCTGTGGACAAAAGACATGCCTGTCGAAGAAATGAAAGGTTTTAGTATTAATATTTTGGGTGGAATGGCAGATACGCTTCTGCGAGCTACCAATGACGAGTATATGGCACAAGAAATTCATCAACTTTGTGAAAAATTAGCTCTTTACTTGAAAGAAAGCCAACAAAATACGTAA